GGCCCCCAGGACTTCGCGTTCATCACGGTGAACGAATAGGTCTGCAGCTTGGAGGCGCCGCGTGAGCGGCGCCCATTTTTTTGATGCTCCCCTATTTATTTTGTAACGATGCTTTACTAAACTATATTTATGGAAATCGACCCGCTGGTTTGACTTCCAGCCATGGGCTCCCTTTCCCGCGCAGCGTTGCGCCGGATTCAGACCGAGGCAGACGACGTTGACTGTCCTTGAACCAAGCGAACCGGCACCGGAGCCGCCCGCCGCCCCGCTGCGCTACTGGCAGGTCGCGCTGGTCACCTGCCTTGGCATTGCGCTTTCGATCGCGGCCTTCTACGGGGTGAGCGATCGCGAGCAGGAGCGCCAGCACCACCGCCTCGAGCAGCAGGCGACCAGTGTCGCGTCGACCCTCATCAGCAACCTGGACGACTACCTGGGGGTGCTCTATGCCGTCCGGGCCTTCTACGACGCCAACGAGGAGGTCGATCGGCGGCAGTTTCGCACCTTCGCCGCCTCCACCCTGGCGCGGCACGAGGGGATCCAGGCGCTCGAATGGGTGCCGTGGGTGCGCGAGCATGATCGCCCGGCCTTCGAGGCGCGCGCGCGCGCGGACGGCCTCGCGGACTTTCGCTTGACCGAACGGGACGCGGCGGGGCGCCTGGTGCCGGCCGCGGCGCGCAAGGAGTACTTTCCCGTCTACTTCGTCGAGCCCCAGGCCGGGAACGCGCAGGCGCTGGGCCATACGCCCCTCATCGAGACGCGGGAGCAGGCCCTTTCGCGCGCGAGAGACGCGGGCGGCGCGATCGCGACCGAGCGCTTCAAGCTGATCCAGGATCGCACGGGTGGGGCCGGGGTGGTCGTGTTCCTCCCGGTTTACCGCGGGGGCGGGATCCCTCCGACGCTCGCGGAGCGTCGCGCTCGGCTGAAGGGCTTCGTGGAGGGCGTGTTCCGGGTCGACGACATCGTGGGAACCGCCATGCGGGGCATGGGATCGCAATCGCTCGACTTCCACCTCTACGACGATTCCGCCGAGGCGTCCCGGCGCTTCTTGCTGGGTTACGCGAACGGGGTAGCGCTGCGATCGCCAGCCTCCGCGAGCGGCGCGACGTGGTCGACGGACTTCGACTTCGCGGGCCGGCGCTGGTCGTTCACGTTCTTTCCTCCTCCCGACGCCACCTCGGGGGGGCTCTTCCCGTGGGGGGCCCTCGTCGCTGGCTTGCTCTGCACGGGCTTGAGCGGCGGCTATCTCTTCAGCCTCCTGAGCCGCAAGGCGGACATCGAGCGCGAGGTCGTCGAGCGCACCACCGAGAACCAGCGCGCGTTCGAGGAGATCGCCCGGCGCACCATGGAGCTGCACCGGGCCCAGGATCTCGATCGCCTCAAGACCAACTTCGTCAGCGCGGTCTCCCACGACCTGCGCGCGCCCTTGACCTCGATCCTGGGCTACGCGGAATTCCTCGAAGAGGGGATCGGCGGTGCGCTGAGGCCCTCGCAGCGCGACTTCGTGAGGCAGATCGGGAAGAGCACTCGCCGCATGGAGCACCTGC
The Pantanalinema sp. genome window above contains:
- a CDS encoding CHASE domain-containing protein, whose amino-acid sequence is MTVLEPSEPAPEPPAAPLRYWQVALVTCLGIALSIAAFYGVSDREQERQHHRLEQQATSVASTLISNLDDYLGVLYAVRAFYDANEEVDRRQFRTFAASTLARHEGIQALEWVPWVREHDRPAFEARARADGLADFRLTERDAAGRLVPAAARKEYFPVYFVEPQAGNAQALGHTPLIETREQALSRARDAGGAIATERFKLIQDRTGGAGVVVFLPVYRGGGIPPTLAERRARLKGFVEGVFRVDDIVGTAMRGMGSQSLDFHLYDDSAEASRRFLLGYANGVALRSPASASGATWSTDFDFAGRRWSFTFFPPPDATSGGLFPWGALVAGLLCTGLSGGYLFSLLSRKADIEREVVERTTENQRAFEEIARRTMELHRAQDLDRLKTNFVSAVSHDLRAPLTSILGYAEFLEEGIGGALRPSQRDFVRQIGKSTRRMEHLLDDLLDYARIDAGTFVLRVQPMDVSEQIREIADSLRPQLAEARLALEVAVPPAPLLAALDAQRIERVLINLLNNAIKFTPAEGTIRVRAMREAGEVRLEVEDTGIGIASEDLPRLFQPFAQLESGLHRGGAGLGLSISKTIVEAHGGSIEVKSALGRGSVFVLRFPETPERAAETALSL